The Microcaecilia unicolor chromosome 6, aMicUni1.1, whole genome shotgun sequence genome includes a window with the following:
- the C6H17orf80 gene encoding uncharacterized protein C17orf80 homolog has protein sequence MENCPYCGKPFKRLKSHLPHCKMAGDVKTNSVVNVQSPVLTADSRTVTAHSTGKWKKQNKDLPLIKNTSKGGKKRITSDSPSVGTEGRLQLLQEVHTAGSEREEGKGKPMKGEYQKRQTDETKQTMTQEKTKSLTETIKGVQEMKHVKDRANSHKKKGQVISSQTNVLPKSTLTLNKGKFPVKGLLVQNPTQHAVKSREVRLKSPNQESKAEPLDVSISVLQSLTWNQNHKDKMTDGQQRQTARTSMDECTELEYGGEPHVSASHHEIKGSNLKPWEQWEDCKKENNPTESSCRNEGQAEGLGDAVCKNSRGKKQGAVEEDKHPPSHPNCITVSAKPLPDFTSTQPSLLTSEKEEKEGVDTIHAKVMQTPRSEEDSSWSVLRNLELKVPEEHPVKQSSSLTLNDKQTCAVLPSGGNTIHSRSLGLQYFPEFYDSYLRLRVSSERPLCQNKIVSGRWQATLSEVSLSEGRVLDVKLRELLSWPASRGISATKFPAAVYKAWDRRCNKFLNTRKVGAGGITVLVAGCCVLSFACYYELIKLDRWRKDP, from the exons ATGGAAAATTGTCCATATTGTGGGAAGCCATTTAAAAGGCTCAAGTCCCACCTGCCCCACTGTAAAATGGCTGGTGATGTGAAAACTAACTCTGTAGTTAACGTACAGTCTCCAGTGTTAACAGCTGACTCTAGGACAGTAACGGCGCACTCCACGGGAAAATGGAAGAAGCAAAATAAAGACTTACCTCTAATAAAGAATACttcaaaaggaggaaaaaagagaatAACTTCAGATAGCCCAAGTGTTGGGACTGAAGGAAGGCTGCAGCTTTTACAGGAAGTTCATACAGCTGGGTCTGAAAGAGAGGAAGGCAAGGGAAAACCTATGAAAGGGGAATATCAAAAAAGACAGACTGACGAAACAAAGCAGACGATGACCCAAGAAAAGACCAAGTCACTCACAGAAACCATCAAGGGAGTTCAAGAGATGAAACATGTGAAGGATAGAGCCAACTCCCATAAGAAGAAGGGTCAAGTCATTTCAAGCCAAACAAATGTTTTGCCTAAAAGCACTTTAACACTCAATAAAGGAAAATTCCCTGTAAAAGGTTTGTTGGTCCAGAATCCAACCCAACATGCTGTAAAATCCAGAGAAGTTAGACTGAAATCTCCAAATCAAGAAAGCAAGGCAGAACCATTGGACGTGTCCATTAGCGTTTTACAGAGCCTTACCTGGAATCAGAATCATAAAGACAAAATGACTGATGGGCAGCAAAGACAAACAGCACGGACCAGCATGGATGAATGCACGGAACTGGAGTATGGAGGAGAGCCCCATGTCAGTGCAAGTCACCATGAAATAAAGGGATCAAACCTGAAACCGTGGGAACAGTGGGAAGACTGCAAGAAGGAAAACAACCCAACAGAAAGTAGCTGCAGGAATGAAGGACAAGCAGAAGGCTTGGGGGATGCAGTGTGTAAAAACAGCAGGGGGAAGAAGCAGGGGGCTGTGGAAGAAGATAAGCACCCACCTTCCCACCCAAACTGCATTACAGTGTCAGCCAAACCACTCCCTGATTTCACAAGCACCCAGCCTTCACTTTTGACTagtgaaaaggaagagaaagaaggcGTTGACACAATACATGCAAAGGTGATGCAGACTCCGAGGAGTGAAGAGGATTCTTCATGGTCCGTTCTAAGGAATTTAGAACTGAAAGTACCCGAGGAACATCCTGTGAAACAGAGTTCAAGTCTTACTTTGAATGATAAACAGACTTGTGCAGTTCTGCCTTCAGGCGGTAACACAATTCATTCTAGGTCCCTGGGGCTCCAGTACTTTCCAGAATTCTACGACAGTTATCTTAGACTGCGTGTCAGCTCAGAAAGACCTTTATGTCAGAACAAAATCGTCAGTGGGAGATGGCAAG CAACTTTGAGTGAAGTTTCCCTGTCGGAAGGGCGAGTGCTGGACGTTAAACTTCGTGAGCTCCTGTCCTGGCCAGCATCTAGGGGCATTTCTGCAACTAAGTTTCCAGCAGCAGTGTACAAAG CCTGGGACAGACGCTGCAACAAGTTCCTGAACACCAGGAAGGTCGGAGCGGGAGGAATAACCGTGCTGGTGGCAGGCTGCTGTGTTCTCAGCTTTGCATGCTACTATGAGCTCATTA AACTTGACCGCTGGAGAAAGGATCCCTAG